Below is a window of Hyphomonas neptunium ATCC 15444 DNA.
CTCCTTTTCTTCCTTCACATATGAGGTGCTCTGTATGCGTGCAGTTCTGACAATCGCGGGTCTCTCCCTACTCACGGGACAGGCGGTGGCCGATGATGTCGCCATCGAAGTCGGCATTCCGCGTCTGGATGTGGCCGAATATCACCGCCCCTACGTCGCCCTCTGGATCGCCAATCCCGATCACTCGGTCGTCAATAATATCGCTGTCTGGTATCAGCAGGGCGAAACCGGCGAGGGCAAGGGCGAAACCTGGCTCAAGGACATCCGCCAATGGTGGCGCCGCACGGGCCGCGAACTGGCGATGCCGGTTGATGGCGTCTCCGGTCCCACGAAAGCGCCGGGTACGCATGAAATCGTCCTGCCAACAGACAAGGGCGCCTTCGCGGGCCTGAAGCCGGGCGAGTATCAGCTCGTCGTTGAAGCCTCGCGGGAAGTCGGCGGCCGTGAACTCGTCAGCGTGCCGTTTACCTGGCCGCTCAAGAAAGACGCGCTCTCCGCCGCTGGCGAGCGCGAACTCGGTAAAGTCACCCTCCGCCTTGCGGGCAACTAGCGCCCCTCCGGGCGACACCATAACGGGAGTCACACTATGAAAACGACCTTTCTCAAAGCCTGCGCCGTCGCCGCTCTTGCGCTGACGATTGCCGGATCTGCCAGCGCCCACCGCGCCTGGATGCTGCCATCCTCCTTCACCCTCTCTGGCGAAGGCCAGTGGGTCACCGTCGATGGCGCCATCTCCAACAACCTCTTCTACCCCAACCACCACGCGATGAACCTCGACTCCGTCACGGTCACCGGCCCCGATGGCGCGGCGGTCGAAGCGCAGAACAAGGCGTCAGGCAAATATCGCTCGGTGTTCGATGTCGCCCTCGAAAAGGAAGGCACCTACCGCATCTCGTCTGGCGGCGACGGCTACATGGCCAGCTGGGAAGAAGCCGGTGAGCGCAAGCGCTGGCGCGGGGATGCTGAAAAGCTGAAAGCTGAAGGCATCGAAGCCAAGCCCGGCGTTCAGGTCTCCCGCAGCGTTCGCCGCATCGAAACCTTCGTCACCCTCGGCGCCCCCAATGAAGCCGCCTTCGCGACGGATGGGACAGGTCTTGAACTCAAGCCCGTCACCCACCCCAACGATGTGTTTGCCGGCGAAGAGGTCTCCTTCCAGCTGCTGCTCGATGGCGCTCCCGCCGAGGGCATTGAAGTCGACATCATCCGGGGCAGCGACCGCTACCGCAATTCCGAAGATGGCCTGAAGCTCACCACCAATGCCGACGGCACGATCACCTTCACGCCTGAAGAAGCCGGTGCCTACTGGCTGAACGCAGGCGCCGAAGGCAAGAGCACACTCAATGGCAAGGAAATTGATGTGCGCTCCAGCTATGTGGTCACCTTCGAGGCCCTGCCTCTTTGAGCGGGGCCAACCTCATCATACCTGACGATTTCGGCCGCGGTGACATCACACCGCGGCCGGACGCATTTATGGGCCAGCGCCTCACCGGCGAAACCATGGGCACCACATGGTCGGCCAGCTGGTGCGCCGCCCCCGGACTATCCGAGGAGAGGGTGAAGGCGGCGCTGGAGGCCAACTTCGCAGCGATCATTTCCTCCATGAGCCCGTGGGAGCCTGCCTCCCTCATATCGCAATTCAACCGCCTTCCGCGCGGCGGCAGTCTCGCCATCGACACGGCCTTTGCCGAAGTGATGGCGATGGCGCTGGAGGTGGCTGATGCCTCCGGCGGCGCCTTCGATCCCTGCCTCGGCGGCGCAGTCATGCGCCGGGGGTTTGGCCCTGCCGGTATTGGCGCGGGGCAGGAGGGCAGGGCGCATGGCCCCGCCGTGTGGAGCCAGCTGCTGCCCGAACCTGTCCGCCTCTATCAGCCCGGCGGTGTCACGCTGGACCTCAACGCCGTCGCCAAGGGCTACGCCGTCGATCAGATGGGCCGCGTGCTTGAGGGGCTTGGCCTCACCCAGTTCCTCGTCGAAATCGGCGGCGAGTTCACCGCGCGGGGCGTGAAGCCGGACCGGTCGCCCTGGTGGGTCGATCTGGAAAACCCGTCACCTCAAGAGGCGCCGTGGCGTCTTGCGCTGGTCGGTCATGGTGTGGCGACGTCTGGCGACTATCGGCAGCAAGTTGTCCAGAATTGTCTCAAAGTGTCCCACATCGTCCCGGCGATGACCCGGCAATGTAGCCAGTTGGACCTCGCCTGCGTCACGGTTGTCCACGATAATTGCGCCCTTGCAGACGCCTGGGCCACCGCGCTTTTCGCCATGGGCGATACAGCCAGCCTCACCCTCGCCAACCGTCTGAACCTCCCCATCCTCCTGCAATACCGCGACGCCCCTGCCAGGGCGTCGACCCTCATGTCAGGCTGGCTCATCTGACCTTGGGGCAGGGCGCTCTGCGGCTGCGTCAGCGTGGGTGAATATCCATCTGACACCCAGGCTGACGAAATAATACCCTGTAAAATATAGATATATAAATTGAGAATGATAATCATTTTTGCTTGATCCGCTGGGCGTATGCACGTAGGGAGACTGAGAATAATTCGCAATCGCAGGGGTCTGCAATGAAATCCTATCTCGCCCGGAAGGCCGTCATCAACGGCGCCATGCTCGCCGCTGTCCTCTCAGGACCGGCCGCTTTCGCTGATGAAACCGATACAGAACGCCAGATGCGCCTCAACGAGATCGTCGTCACCGCCGCCGGCTTCGAACAGAAGCTCGTCGACGCCCCTGCCAGCATCAGCATCGTGACGGTAGAGGAGCTCAAGGAGCGCCCTTACATGACCCTCATTGATGCCGTCCGCGATCTGGAAGGCGTAGATGTCGGAGAAACCTCAGACAAAACAGGGCAGCGCACGATCAGCATGCGCGGGATGGGCTCCGACTACACGCTCGTCCTGATCAACGGCAAACGCCAGAACAACCATGGCGACATCTATCCCAACAATTTCGGCGGCAACCAGTTCAACCACATTCCGCCCCTGGACACGATCGAGCAGATCGAGGTCATCCGCGGTCCAGCATCCACCCTCTATGGCTCCGATGCGCTGGGCGGTGTCATCAACATCATCACCAAGAAGGTCGCCGATCGCTGGACTGGCTCGGGCACCATCAGCCGCAGTATTCAGGAAGACAGCGCCTTCGGTGACGATACGACCGTCGACCTCTTCGCCTCCGGCCCGCTGGTGCCAGGCAAGCTCAATCTGAGTGGCCGGGGCAGCTGGTACAAACGCGATGCGTCCAATCCGGCCTATGAGCCTGTAACGGATCCCGACGGCAATATCGTCAACCGCTCACTGGGCTTTGGCGGCGGCGGCAAGA
It encodes the following:
- a CDS encoding DUF2271 domain-containing protein gives rise to the protein MRAVLTIAGLSLLTGQAVADDVAIEVGIPRLDVAEYHRPYVALWIANPDHSVVNNIAVWYQQGETGEGKGETWLKDIRQWWRRTGRELAMPVDGVSGPTKAPGTHEIVLPTDKGAFAGLKPGEYQLVVEASREVGGRELVSVPFTWPLKKDALSAAGERELGKVTLRLAGN
- a CDS encoding DUF4198 domain-containing protein, whose product is MKTTFLKACAVAALALTIAGSASAHRAWMLPSSFTLSGEGQWVTVDGAISNNLFYPNHHAMNLDSVTVTGPDGAAVEAQNKASGKYRSVFDVALEKEGTYRISSGGDGYMASWEEAGERKRWRGDAEKLKAEGIEAKPGVQVSRSVRRIETFVTLGAPNEAAFATDGTGLELKPVTHPNDVFAGEEVSFQLLLDGAPAEGIEVDIIRGSDRYRNSEDGLKLTTNADGTITFTPEEAGAYWLNAGAEGKSTLNGKEIDVRSSYVVTFEALPL
- a CDS encoding FAD:protein FMN transferase, which translates into the protein MGQRLTGETMGTTWSASWCAAPGLSEERVKAALEANFAAIISSMSPWEPASLISQFNRLPRGGSLAIDTAFAEVMAMALEVADASGGAFDPCLGGAVMRRGFGPAGIGAGQEGRAHGPAVWSQLLPEPVRLYQPGGVTLDLNAVAKGYAVDQMGRVLEGLGLTQFLVEIGGEFTARGVKPDRSPWWVDLENPSPQEAPWRLALVGHGVATSGDYRQQVVQNCLKVSHIVPAMTRQCSQLDLACVTVVHDNCALADAWATALFAMGDTASLTLANRLNLPILLQYRDAPARASTLMSGWLI